A stretch of the Oceanicola sp. D3 genome encodes the following:
- a CDS encoding MarR family winged helix-turn-helix transcriptional regulator: MGDRDTEVVRKLEQVGVDESLARSALDLDAVLQRWRRRVFKRELGIRAVQELGLKVELAELDALIAVWRPSNEFGDEVSGETTVGSVANRLGIDPSRASRLTTELIRKGLIRRGVSQEDARRAILEVTPDGGRIVKAVRAFKFYTLGNFLKSWTEEEVRTFVPLLERFSSWSDAPEDPSGRIAAEIADLRKSLADLAEAPEGS, from the coding sequence TTGGGCGACAGAGACACCGAAGTGGTGCGCAAGTTGGAGCAAGTCGGGGTTGATGAATCCCTGGCCCGAAGCGCACTTGATCTGGATGCAGTGTTACAGCGCTGGCGCCGCAGAGTGTTCAAGCGCGAGCTGGGCATCCGGGCAGTGCAGGAGCTTGGGCTGAAGGTCGAACTGGCAGAGCTGGATGCGCTTATTGCCGTGTGGCGGCCTTCGAATGAGTTTGGCGACGAAGTGTCGGGCGAAACCACCGTTGGCAGCGTGGCCAACCGCCTTGGCATAGACCCCTCTCGTGCCTCCCGCCTGACAACAGAGCTCATACGCAAGGGGCTTATCCGGCGCGGTGTCAGCCAAGAAGATGCCCGGCGGGCCATTCTTGAAGTCACGCCAGATGGCGGCCGCATCGTTAAGGCCGTTCGGGCCTTCAAATTCTATACCCTCGGGAACTTCTTGAAGAGCTGGACCGAAGAAGAGGTGCGCACCTTCGTGCCCCTGCTCGAAAGGTTTTCCAGCTGGTCAGATGCGCCGGAAGATCCGAGCGGGCGGATTGCCGCTGAAATAGCCGACCTTCGAAAGAGCCTCGCCGACCTCGCTGAAGCGCCGGAGGGCAGCTAA
- a CDS encoding ligase-associated DNA damage response DEXH box helicase — protein sequence MAALPPRFASWFESHDWQPHPHQLEMLARAEEPASLLIAPTGGGKTLAGFLPSLVELADGAHEGLHTLYISPLKALAADIRRNLRRPVEEMGLPVRIEDRTGDTSASARKRQRADPPHILLTTPESLALLISYEDAPRIFAGLTRVVVDEIHALAESKRGDQLMLALSRLQALAPGLRRVGLSATVEDPPALAHQLARHPDPCPVILADPGPLPDIAMLNTAAPPPWAGGGAAHALPEVLEEVRKHRTTLIFHNTRAQAEIFFHNLWLANEEGLPIAIHHGSLAREQRQKVEAAMVSGELRAIVCTGTLDLGIDWGDVDLIIQIGGPKNIKRLVQRIGRANHRYNAPSKARLVPANRFEVLECRAALEAVAAHDLDGEPRGPGPRDVLCQHILIRACAGPFDETELFGEVKSVGAYSNLSRAAFDDCLDFCATGGYALKAYDRWQKLMQRDGRWTLRDPRAAQRVRMNIGTIQDTELLKVRLRGRGGKPLGEIEEGFAATLTEGDTFLIGGEIVRYEGLKEMTVQVSRSGNKTPKIAVFGGTKFSASTRLTERILELIHGDWSALPHHVQEWLALQRNASQLPRGDRLLVESFPHDSRAHTCLYGFAGRNAQQTLGLLVTRRMEELGLDPLGFVATDYATLIWGLEPVEDPDPLLAPQVLRDALEGWLAKNAVMKRTFRASATIAGLIERNLPQNRKSGRQATFSSDILYDTLLKYDPDHLLMRITREEAMKGLVDFGRVEEMLARVAGRIDHMQLDRVTPMAAPLLLEVGKVPVAGKGRERLAEEEAEALMAKVGLEG from the coding sequence ATGGCCGCTCTTCCACCGCGTTTCGCCAGCTGGTTTGAAAGCCATGACTGGCAGCCGCACCCCCACCAGTTGGAGATGCTCGCACGCGCTGAAGAGCCGGCTTCTTTGCTTATCGCCCCCACAGGGGGCGGCAAAACCCTCGCCGGGTTTCTGCCCTCCTTGGTTGAACTGGCCGATGGCGCGCACGAGGGGCTGCACACCCTATATATCTCGCCGCTCAAGGCGCTGGCCGCCGACATTCGCCGCAACCTGCGCCGTCCGGTGGAGGAGATGGGCCTGCCCGTCCGCATCGAGGACCGCACCGGCGATACCTCCGCCTCAGCGCGCAAACGTCAACGGGCCGACCCTCCGCATATTTTGCTGACCACACCTGAGTCGCTGGCGCTGCTGATCTCTTACGAGGATGCTCCCCGCATTTTTGCTGGCCTCACCCGCGTCGTTGTCGATGAAATCCACGCGCTGGCAGAAAGCAAGCGCGGCGATCAGTTGATGCTCGCGCTGTCGCGGCTTCAGGCCCTTGCCCCCGGCCTGCGCCGCGTTGGCCTTTCCGCCACGGTAGAAGACCCGCCCGCGCTTGCTCACCAACTCGCCCGTCATCCGGATCCCTGCCCCGTGATCCTCGCCGATCCGGGCCCCCTCCCCGACATTGCGATGCTCAACACAGCCGCCCCACCGCCCTGGGCCGGAGGCGGCGCGGCCCATGCCCTACCAGAAGTGCTGGAGGAGGTGCGCAAGCACCGCACCACCCTGATCTTCCACAACACCCGGGCTCAGGCCGAGATCTTTTTTCACAACCTCTGGCTCGCCAATGAAGAAGGCCTGCCCATCGCCATCCATCACGGCAGCCTCGCCCGCGAGCAGCGCCAGAAGGTTGAGGCGGCGATGGTATCCGGGGAGTTGCGGGCGATTGTGTGTACAGGCACGCTCGATTTGGGGATCGACTGGGGCGATGTAGACCTGATCATCCAGATCGGCGGCCCCAAGAACATCAAGCGGCTCGTTCAGCGCATCGGCCGGGCCAATCACCGCTACAACGCGCCGTCAAAAGCGCGGCTTGTGCCTGCCAACCGCTTCGAAGTGCTCGAATGCCGCGCCGCTTTGGAGGCCGTTGCCGCCCATGACCTCGATGGCGAGCCGCGCGGCCCCGGCCCGCGCGATGTGCTCTGCCAGCACATCCTCATCCGCGCCTGCGCCGGTCCGTTCGACGAAACCGAGCTTTTCGGCGAGGTGAAGTCGGTGGGAGCCTACAGCAATCTCAGCCGGGCCGCGTTTGATGACTGTCTGGATTTTTGCGCAACAGGTGGCTACGCGCTAAAAGCCTATGATCGTTGGCAGAAACTGATGCAACGCGATGGCCGCTGGACGCTACGCGACCCCCGCGCGGCGCAGCGTGTCCGGATGAACATCGGCACGATCCAAGACACTGAGCTGTTGAAAGTGCGCCTTCGCGGGCGCGGTGGCAAACCGCTGGGCGAAATCGAGGAGGGCTTTGCCGCGACCCTCACCGAGGGAGACACCTTTTTGATCGGTGGCGAGATCGTTCGCTATGAAGGGCTCAAGGAGATGACCGTCCAGGTCTCCCGCTCGGGTAACAAGACGCCCAAGATCGCTGTGTTCGGCGGCACCAAATTTTCGGCCTCGACCCGGCTGACCGAGCGCATTCTGGAGCTGATCCACGGCGATTGGTCTGCCCTGCCTCACCACGTGCAAGAGTGGCTGGCGCTCCAACGCAACGCGTCGCAGTTACCCCGCGGCGACAGGCTGCTTGTCGAGAGCTTTCCGCACGACAGCCGCGCTCACACATGCCTCTATGGCTTCGCCGGGCGCAACGCGCAGCAGACATTGGGGCTGCTGGTAACGCGCCGGATGGAAGAACTGGGGCTTGATCCGCTTGGCTTTGTGGCGACGGACTATGCCACGCTCATCTGGGGCCTTGAGCCGGTGGAAGACCCGGATCCGCTGCTCGCTCCGCAGGTGTTGCGCGATGCATTGGAGGGGTGGCTGGCAAAGAACGCCGTGATGAAACGCACCTTCCGTGCCTCTGCCACCATTGCTGGTTTGATCGAGCGCAACCTGCCGCAAAACCGCAAGTCGGGACGGCAGGCCACCTTCTCCTCCGATATCCTCTATGACACTCTGTTGAAGTATGACCCCGACCATTTGCTCATGCGGATCACCCGAGAAGAGGCGATGAAGGGGCTTGTAGATTTCGGACGTGTCGAAGAGATGCTCGCCCGTGTTGCCGGGCGGATCGACCATATGCAGCTGGATCGCGTCACCCCCATGGCCGCTCCCCTTTTGCTTGAAGTGGGCAAGGTGCCTGTTGCGGGCAAGGGGCGCGAGCGGCTAGCGGAAGAAGAGGCCGAAGCGCTCATGGCCAAGGTCGGGCTCGAGGGCTAG
- a CDS encoding lipopolysaccharide assembly protein LapB has product MRQKIAISLALTSALALSACQKSADGEVSRAMASVNAVDENGLSDIMLTVADPNEAVSYFKRASKENPKRIDLLRGLAMSLVRAKKSTEAVAAWRRVIKHEDSTLDDKVDFADALLRNGDWKEAETELDSIPPTHETYKRYRLEAMVADSNKEWKKADSFYETAVGLTTKPSGVLNNWGYSKLSRGDYKGAEKLFVEAIQYDPELFTAKNNLVLARGAQRNYRLPLVQMTQVERAQLLHTAALAAVKQGDVQTGKGLLQEAIDAHPQHFEEAVRALRALENNVTN; this is encoded by the coding sequence ATGCGCCAGAAAATCGCTATTTCCCTAGCACTTACCAGTGCCCTGGCCCTCTCGGCCTGCCAAAAATCGGCCGATGGAGAAGTCTCCCGAGCCATGGCCTCGGTAAACGCCGTAGACGAAAACGGCCTCTCCGACATCATGCTAACAGTCGCCGACCCCAACGAAGCCGTCAGCTATTTCAAGCGCGCCAGCAAGGAAAATCCCAAGCGGATCGACCTGTTACGCGGTCTCGCGATGAGCCTCGTCCGCGCCAAGAAGAGCACCGAAGCCGTTGCAGCATGGCGCCGGGTCATCAAACATGAAGACAGCACGCTCGACGATAAGGTCGATTTCGCCGACGCCCTTCTGCGCAACGGTGACTGGAAAGAAGCCGAGACCGAGCTCGACAGCATCCCCCCCACCCACGAGACCTACAAGCGCTACCGCCTTGAGGCCATGGTTGCTGACAGCAACAAGGAGTGGAAGAAGGCCGATAGCTTCTACGAAACAGCCGTGGGCCTTACGACAAAGCCCTCCGGTGTGCTTAACAACTGGGGCTATTCCAAGCTCTCCCGCGGCGATTACAAAGGCGCCGAGAAGCTCTTTGTTGAAGCGATTCAGTATGATCCCGAGCTCTTCACCGCCAAAAACAACCTCGTCCTCGCGCGCGGTGCCCAGCGCAACTACCGGCTGCCGCTGGTTCAGATGACGCAGGTCGAGCGTGCTCAGCTTCTGCACACCGCAGCGCTGGCCGCTGTGAAGCAGGGCGATGTGCAAACTGGCAAGGGCCTGCTACAGGAAGCAATCGACGCCCATCCACAGCACTTCGAAGAGGCCGTGCGGGCTCTCAGGGCGCTGGAAAACAACGTCACCAACTGA
- a CDS encoding ATPase, translating into MNMEVANVIAPPAPKRLEDMQLPLVMMRDIVLKTIFRKNVETVAEIAPAICLPIPVTQELVDLARTQKLVEATGSMMAGGTGEMGYQLTDAGKARALDALAQSEYYGAMPVPLEVYQEQVKRQSIRNIQITRQQLTDAMGHLILPNELLDHLGPAVSAGRSILMYGPPGNGKSSISNGIRDAMGDKIFVPRAIEYAGQVITVYDPIVHNAVEEEGDDPNSLRRTSGRFDTRYVRCERPTVITGGELSLSMLDLVYNPTARTYQAPLQLKSSGGIFIVDDLGRQAEPPQALVNRWIVPLEESKDILALQSGEKFEVPFDTLVIFSTNFHPNEIFDKAALRRIFFKIKIDGPEQEDYLKIFAMVAKKRGMPLDQDALIHLLKVKYPEIDNVYANYQPIFLIDQMIAICEFEGIPYQMSPELIDRAWANMFVKEEKIVH; encoded by the coding sequence ATGAACATGGAAGTGGCCAATGTAATTGCGCCCCCCGCCCCCAAGCGGTTGGAAGACATGCAGTTGCCCCTGGTGATGATGCGCGACATCGTGCTGAAAACCATTTTCCGAAAGAACGTTGAAACCGTGGCCGAGATTGCCCCCGCAATCTGCCTGCCAATCCCGGTAACGCAGGAACTGGTTGATCTGGCCCGCACGCAAAAGCTGGTGGAGGCCACCGGCTCGATGATGGCCGGCGGTACGGGCGAAATGGGCTATCAGCTCACCGATGCTGGCAAGGCCCGCGCATTGGATGCCTTGGCGCAGTCTGAATACTACGGCGCAATGCCGGTGCCGCTTGAAGTTTATCAGGAGCAGGTGAAGCGCCAGTCGATCCGCAACATTCAGATCACCCGTCAGCAGCTCACCGATGCGATGGGCCACCTGATCCTGCCAAACGAGTTGCTGGACCATCTCGGCCCTGCGGTGTCAGCAGGCCGTTCGATCCTTATGTATGGCCCGCCCGGCAACGGTAAATCCTCGATCTCTAACGGGATTCGCGATGCCATGGGTGACAAGATCTTTGTACCCCGCGCCATTGAGTACGCCGGTCAGGTTATCACTGTGTACGACCCGATTGTGCATAATGCAGTCGAAGAAGAGGGCGATGATCCAAACTCCCTGCGCCGCACCTCGGGGCGGTTCGATACCCGCTACGTGCGCTGCGAGCGGCCCACCGTGATCACCGGCGGTGAGCTCTCGCTCTCCATGCTGGACCTCGTCTACAACCCCACCGCCCGCACCTATCAGGCGCCGCTTCAGCTGAAGTCGTCAGGCGGCATCTTCATCGTGGACGACCTTGGCCGTCAGGCCGAGCCGCCGCAGGCGCTGGTCAACCGCTGGATCGTTCCGCTGGAAGAAAGCAAGGATATCCTCGCGCTCCAATCGGGCGAGAAGTTTGAGGTGCCTTTCGACACGCTGGTGATCTTCTCCACCAACTTCCACCCCAATGAGATCTTCGATAAGGCGGCCCTGCGCCGGATCTTCTTCAAGATCAAAATCGACGGGCCGGAGCAGGAGGATTATCTCAAGATCTTCGCTATGGTCGCCAAGAAGCGCGGCATGCCGCTGGATCAGGACGCGCTCATTCACCTGCTCAAGGTGAAGTACCCTGAGATCGACAATGTTTACGCCAACTATCAGCCGATCTTCCTGATCGACCAGATGATCGCCATCTGCGAGTTCGAGGGCATCCCCTACCAGATGAGCCCTGAGCTCATCGACCGGGCCTGGGCGAACATGTTCGTCAAGGAAGAGAAAATCGTGCACTGA
- a CDS encoding MDR family MFS transporter, producing MRPADEKTFVSNEEHKSRIGLVLVAVAATLLFASLGQTIVTTAMPTMVAELGGVDHITWIITAFLLASTIGAPISGKLGDLFGRKIVIQGGILVFVLGAAICGFAQSMEMLIAGRAVQGLGGGGLIVVSMAVVADVLPPRERGKAQGLLGAVFGVSTVIGPLIGGFLVEALSWHWIFFVNFPVGLLAFVVLGFALETPVRESRAKLDFAGAGLLATVLSVAVLGSNLGGTVLPWDSPAFLGLVALGVAAGAGFVIAERRAEEPILPLGLFRNNTFLVVNAVGFMVGVAMFGTITFIPLYLQVVQGVSPAVSGLFLTPMMAGLIASSTAAGQIMGRTGRYKIMPTLSTGLLAAAMLSLSTLSEGSPLWLVAVSMVCVGLGLGPVFSIGVAAIQNAVPRHMLGVGTASANMFRLIGGSIGTAAFGALFGSGLATNLGGALPDDASLSSISAATLAALPPEAQQEVTHGFSMALHPIFWTAAGVAVIACLVSLALRELPLEQGPAKA from the coding sequence GTGCGACCGGCAGACGAAAAGACATTTGTGAGCAACGAAGAGCACAAGAGCCGCATTGGGCTGGTTCTTGTGGCTGTAGCGGCCACTTTGCTCTTTGCCTCACTGGGCCAAACCATCGTGACAACCGCGATGCCCACTATGGTGGCGGAGCTTGGCGGGGTGGATCACATCACCTGGATCATCACCGCGTTCTTGCTGGCATCCACCATCGGCGCACCGATCAGTGGTAAACTGGGTGATCTCTTTGGCCGCAAGATCGTGATCCAGGGCGGCATCCTCGTTTTTGTCCTCGGTGCCGCGATCTGTGGTTTTGCCCAGTCGATGGAAATGCTGATTGCCGGGCGCGCTGTGCAAGGGCTTGGCGGCGGCGGGCTGATCGTGGTGTCGATGGCCGTCGTTGCCGATGTCTTGCCGCCGCGCGAGCGTGGCAAGGCGCAGGGGCTTTTGGGCGCGGTTTTCGGTGTTTCCACGGTGATCGGCCCGCTCATTGGCGGCTTTCTCGTCGAAGCGCTCAGCTGGCATTGGATTTTCTTCGTGAACTTCCCCGTCGGCCTGCTGGCTTTTGTCGTTCTTGGCTTTGCACTTGAAACACCGGTGCGAGAGAGCAGGGCGAAACTCGACTTTGCAGGCGCCGGGCTTCTGGCCACCGTCCTTTCGGTGGCAGTGCTCGGTTCCAACCTCGGCGGGACGGTCCTCCCCTGGGACAGCCCTGCGTTCCTCGGCCTTGTGGCTTTAGGCGTGGCGGCTGGCGCCGGGTTCGTCATTGCCGAGCGGCGTGCGGAAGAGCCCATCCTCCCCTTGGGGCTCTTCCGCAACAATACCTTTTTGGTGGTGAACGCGGTCGGTTTCATGGTGGGGGTGGCGATGTTTGGCACAATCACCTTCATCCCGCTTTACCTTCAGGTCGTGCAGGGCGTTTCCCCAGCCGTTTCTGGCCTGTTCCTGACACCAATGATGGCCGGGCTCATCGCGTCCTCTACGGCCGCTGGGCAGATCATGGGGCGCACGGGGCGCTACAAGATCATGCCCACGCTCTCTACCGGGCTCCTCGCGGCCGCGATGCTGTCGCTTTCCACTCTCTCGGAAGGCTCGCCGCTCTGGTTGGTGGCTGTGTCGATGGTCTGCGTTGGTCTAGGCCTTGGGCCGGTGTTCTCCATCGGGGTTGCGGCGATCCAAAACGCCGTGCCGCGGCACATGCTCGGCGTCGGCACCGCCTCTGCCAATATGTTTAGGCTCATCGGGGGCTCTATCGGCACTGCGGCGTTCGGCGCGCTTTTTGGCAGCGGGCTGGCGACTAACCTTGGCGGAGCCCTGCCGGACGATGCCAGCCTCAGCTCCATCAGCGCCGCCACATTGGCGGCCCTCCCGCCGGAAGCGCAGCAGGAGGTGACGCACGGGTTCTCTATGGCCCTGCATCCGATCTTCTGGACGGCGGCGGGCGTGGCGGTGATCGCCTGCCTCGTCTCGCTCGCATTGCGAGAACTGCCGCTCGAGCAGGGCCCGGCCAAGGCCTGA
- a CDS encoding formate--tetrahydrofolate ligase, translating into MSVKSDIEIAREAVKRPIQEIGAKLGIPSADLLPYGHDKAKVGQDFIEGLKDRPNGKLILVTAINPTPAGEGKTTTTVGLGDGLNAIGKKAAICIREASLGPCFGMKGGAAGGGYAQVVPMEEMNLHFTGDFHAITSAHNLLSAMIDNHIYWGNALGIDERRITWRRVLDMNDRALRDVVVGLGGVANGFSRQTGFDITVASEVMAILCLATDLADLEARLGRIIVAYTRDRDPITCADIGASGAMTVLLKDAMQPNLVQTLEHNPAFVHGGPFANIAHGCNSVIATTTALKLADYVVTEAGFGADLGAEKFMNIKCRKAELTPDCVVLVATVRAMKMNGGVAKADLGAENVGAVQAGCPNLGRHIQNLKGFGVPVVVAINHFVSDTEAEVEAVKDYVAEMGAEAILCKHWAEGSKGTEELATRVAEIADSGQAQFAPLYPDEMGLFEKIETIATRIYHADEVLADKKIRDQLHAWEAAGFGNLPVCMAKTQYSFSTDPGLRGAPTGHSVPVREVRLSAGAGFVVAICGEIMTMPGLPRHPAAESIGLNDAGEVEGLF; encoded by the coding sequence ATGAGCGTCAAGTCCGACATCGAGATTGCCCGCGAGGCAGTGAAACGACCCATTCAGGAGATCGGGGCCAAGCTGGGGATCCCATCTGCCGACCTGCTGCCCTACGGCCATGACAAGGCCAAGGTGGGGCAAGACTTCATTGAGGGCCTTAAAGACCGCCCCAATGGCAAGCTGATCCTCGTCACTGCGATCAACCCAACGCCCGCGGGCGAGGGCAAGACCACGACGACAGTGGGCCTTGGCGATGGGCTCAACGCCATTGGCAAGAAGGCGGCGATTTGCATTCGCGAAGCCTCGCTTGGCCCGTGTTTCGGCATGAAGGGCGGCGCGGCGGGCGGTGGTTATGCGCAGGTGGTGCCGATGGAGGAGATGAACCTTCATTTTACCGGTGATTTCCACGCCATTACCTCGGCCCACAACCTGCTGTCGGCGATGATCGACAACCATATTTACTGGGGCAATGCGCTGGGGATTGATGAGCGGCGGATCACGTGGCGCCGGGTGCTCGACATGAACGACCGCGCGCTGCGCGATGTGGTGGTGGGCCTTGGCGGCGTGGCCAACGGCTTTTCCCGTCAGACCGGGTTTGACATCACCGTGGCCTCTGAGGTCATGGCCATCCTGTGCCTTGCCACCGACCTCGCCGATCTTGAAGCTCGGTTGGGCCGGATCATCGTGGCGTACACCCGGGATCGTGACCCGATTACCTGTGCCGACATCGGGGCCAGCGGAGCGATGACCGTGTTGCTCAAGGATGCGATGCAGCCAAACCTCGTGCAGACGCTGGAGCATAACCCTGCCTTTGTTCATGGCGGGCCCTTCGCCAACATCGCTCATGGCTGCAACTCGGTAATCGCCACGACCACGGCGCTAAAGCTCGCGGATTATGTGGTGACGGAAGCCGGCTTCGGGGCTGACCTCGGGGCCGAGAAGTTCATGAACATCAAGTGCCGCAAGGCAGAGCTGACGCCCGATTGCGTGGTGTTGGTGGCAACGGTTCGCGCGATGAAGATGAATGGCGGCGTGGCCAAGGCCGACCTCGGGGCGGAGAACGTGGGGGCCGTGCAGGCAGGCTGCCCCAACCTCGGGCGGCACATCCAGAACCTCAAGGGTTTTGGCGTGCCGGTGGTGGTGGCGATCAACCACTTTGTCTCCGACACCGAGGCCGAAGTGGAGGCGGTGAAGGACTACGTGGCCGAGATGGGGGCCGAAGCGATTCTGTGCAAGCACTGGGCTGAAGGCTCGAAAGGCACCGAAGAGCTGGCAACCCGCGTGGCCGAGATTGCCGATAGCGGTCAGGCCCAGTTTGCCCCGCTCTATCCCGATGAGATGGGGCTGTTTGAGAAAATCGAAACCATCGCGACGCGCATCTACCATGCCGATGAGGTGCTGGCCGATAAAAAGATCCGCGACCAGTTGCACGCATGGGAGGCGGCTGGATTTGGCAACCTGCCGGTCTGCATGGCCAAAACGCAATACAGCTTCTCGACAGATCCGGGGCTGCGCGGTGCGCCAACGGGCCATTCGGTGCCGGTGAGAGAGGTGCGGCTTTCGGCTGGCGCGGGCTTCGTTGTGGCGATATGCGGTGAAATCATGACCATGCCCGGCCTGCCACGCCATCCGGCGGCAGAGTCGATCGGGCTGAACGACGCCGGAGAGGTGGAAGGACTATTCTGA
- a CDS encoding chorismate mutase, producing MRKPPAEIDNMAEMRAQIDEIDGALIALLAERQAHVDCVPALKKLAGISAAAPSRAADVLEKVSARAEAEGFAPDLARAMWQQMIDFYVAREQEHLGTAGADL from the coding sequence ATGCGCAAACCCCCTGCCGAGATCGACAACATGGCCGAGATGCGCGCCCAGATTGATGAGATCGACGGCGCGCTGATTGCCTTGCTGGCCGAGCGGCAGGCCCATGTGGATTGTGTGCCGGCGCTCAAGAAGCTGGCGGGTATTTCCGCAGCCGCGCCTTCGCGGGCGGCCGATGTTTTGGAGAAGGTCAGCGCGAGAGCCGAGGCGGAGGGCTTCGCCCCGGACTTGGCGCGAGCGATGTGGCAGCAGATGATCGACTTCTACGTAGCCCGCGAGCAGGAACACCTCGGCACTGCCGGAGCCGACCTTTAG
- the pdeM gene encoding ligase-associated DNA damage response endonuclease PdeM — MNAHSFTLAGCRLEARPSGALWLPDARLLCVSDLHLGKSERMARRGGALLPPYETEETLARLEAELAALMPRSVVCLGDSFDDLGAALALPEDMQLRLQAMQAGRRWIWIEGNHDPGPLELGGEHKAELAEEGLVFRHIASPRPEAGEVSGHYHPKHRLPRSGTSRPAFVYDQRRLILPAFGAYTGGLRCSTPVLRGLFSARAIAVLTGPRALAVPLE; from the coding sequence ATGAACGCCCACAGTTTCACCCTTGCCGGTTGCAGGCTTGAAGCGCGGCCATCCGGGGCGCTCTGGCTGCCGGATGCGCGGCTGCTGTGCGTCTCCGACCTGCATCTTGGCAAGTCCGAGCGCATGGCACGTCGCGGCGGGGCGCTGCTGCCGCCCTATGAAACGGAAGAGACCTTAGCGAGGCTGGAGGCGGAACTGGCTGCGCTGATGCCGCGTAGCGTGGTGTGCCTCGGAGACAGCTTTGACGATCTCGGAGCCGCGCTCGCGCTGCCAGAGGACATGCAGCTAAGGCTTCAGGCGATGCAGGCCGGGCGGCGCTGGATATGGATCGAGGGCAACCATGACCCGGGGCCGCTGGAACTGGGCGGCGAGCACAAGGCAGAGTTGGCAGAGGAAGGGCTGGTGTTTCGCCATATCGCAAGCCCTCGACCCGAAGCAGGCGAAGTCTCGGGCCACTACCACCCTAAGCACCGGCTGCCCCGCTCCGGCACTTCCCGGCCCGCCTTTGTCTATGATCAGCGCCGCCTGATATTGCCCGCCTTCGGCGCCTACACCGGCGGTTTGCGCTGCAGTACTCCGGTACTGCGGGGCCTTTTCAGCGCCCGCGCCATTGCCGTGCTCACCGGCCCACGGGCGTTGGCAGTGCCCTTGGAGTGA
- a CDS encoding prepilin peptidase — translation MLAPAYPSLWFFWLTAPICFFVAWSDMARMKIPNKAVILTLLVFAVAGLILLPFSDYAWRWLHIVVVLAIGFVMNMVGMLGAGDAKFAAAMAPFIALGDLFNVMMLFAAIMLAAFVTHRLARAIPPVRNLVPEWESWKRKDFPMGLALGGTLAAYLAMAAKYGAQ, via the coding sequence ATGCTCGCCCCCGCCTACCCCAGCCTGTGGTTCTTCTGGCTGACCGCGCCGATCTGCTTTTTCGTCGCGTGGTCAGACATGGCGCGTATGAAGATCCCCAACAAGGCGGTTATCCTCACCTTGCTGGTCTTCGCCGTGGCGGGGCTCATCCTGCTGCCCTTCAGCGACTATGCATGGCGATGGCTTCATATCGTGGTGGTGCTGGCGATCGGCTTCGTGATGAACATGGTCGGCATGCTCGGCGCAGGGGACGCCAAGTTTGCTGCAGCCATGGCCCCCTTCATCGCGCTCGGCGATCTGTTCAACGTGATGATGCTCTTCGCTGCGATCATGCTTGCCGCCTTCGTCACGCACCGTCTCGCCCGCGCCATCCCGCCTGTGCGCAACCTTGTGCCGGAGTGGGAAAGCTGGAAGCGGAAGGACTTTCCTATGGGTCTTGCCCTAGGCGGTACGCTTGCGGCCTATCTGGCGATGGCGGCGAAATACGGCGCTCAGTAG
- the folD gene encoding bifunctional methylenetetrahydrofolate dehydrogenase/methenyltetrahydrofolate cyclohydrolase FolD, with product MSAKIIDGKAFAATVREKVASHVARLKSDHGITPGLAVVLVGEDPASEVYVKAKNRQAVEVGMASFEHKLPADTPEEELFALIDKLNADPAVHGILCQFPVPDHLDERRTVARIDPAKDVDGLSVANAGLLATGGEALVSCTPLGCLMLLRDQLGDLTGLDAVVIGRSNLFGKPMGQLLLRDNCTVTIAHSRTKDLAEVCRRADVLIAAVGRAEMVKGDWVKPGATVIDVGITRIPHPDKPGKTRLIGDVDFAAASERAAAITPVPGGVGPMTIACLLANTVTACCRANGLPEPEGLTA from the coding sequence ATGAGCGCAAAGATCATCGACGGAAAAGCCTTCGCGGCAACGGTTCGGGAGAAGGTGGCTAGCCACGTGGCTCGGCTGAAGTCTGACCACGGCATCACGCCCGGGCTTGCGGTGGTTTTGGTGGGCGAGGATCCGGCGAGCGAAGTTTATGTGAAGGCCAAGAACCGCCAGGCGGTTGAGGTTGGCATGGCCTCCTTTGAGCACAAACTGCCTGCGGACACCCCCGAGGAGGAGCTGTTTGCGCTGATCGACAAGCTCAATGCTGACCCGGCGGTGCATGGCATCCTCTGCCAGTTCCCCGTGCCCGACCACCTCGACGAACGCCGCACCGTGGCCCGGATCGACCCGGCCAAGGACGTCGACGGGCTGAGCGTTGCCAATGCCGGGCTATTGGCCACCGGCGGAGAGGCTTTGGTAAGCTGCACACCGCTGGGCTGCCTGATGTTGCTGCGCGATCAACTGGGTGATCTGACCGGGCTTGATGCTGTGGTGATCGGGCGCTCCAACCTGTTTGGCAAGCCGATGGGGCAGCTTCTGCTGCGCGACAATTGCACGGTCACGATTGCACATTCGCGCACGAAAGATCTGGCAGAGGTCTGTCGCCGCGCCGATGTGCTGATCGCCGCCGTCGGGCGCGCCGAAATGGTGAAGGGCGATTGGGTGAAGCCGGGTGCCACGGTGATCGACGTTGGTATCACGCGCATTCCGCATCCCGACAAACCGGGCAAGACCCGCCTGATTGGCGACGTTGATTTTGCGGCGGCATCCGAGCGGGCTGCGGCCATTACCCCGGTGCCGGGCGGCGTGGGGCCGATGACGATCGCCTGTCTTCTGGCCAATACCGTGACGGCGTGCTGCCGCGCAAATGGGCTGCCCGAGCCCGAGGGCCTAACGGCCTGA